A window from Exiguobacterium marinum DSM 16307 encodes these proteins:
- the rsmD gene encoding 16S rRNA (guanine(966)-N(2))-methyltransferase RsmD, whose amino-acid sequence MRVISGERKGTRLKAVPGTATRPTTDKVKESLFNIIGPYFSGGKALDLYAGSGGLGIEALSRGCDEAIFVDRQPKAVQTIQENLQTTHYEEKGKVYRQDAKAVLEQLKLKQESFKLIFMDPPYHAEEHVAFLQLIDESDMLIDIGVIVCEHGSDVTLPERVGRFERIKEQRYSDVITISFYEYASIEE is encoded by the coding sequence ATGCGTGTCATATCTGGAGAACGAAAAGGGACCCGATTGAAGGCGGTCCCGGGCACGGCTACGCGGCCGACGACGGACAAAGTGAAAGAGTCATTATTTAACATCATCGGACCTTATTTTTCCGGGGGGAAAGCGCTAGACCTTTACGCGGGTAGCGGAGGACTAGGAATCGAGGCATTATCGAGAGGTTGTGACGAAGCCATTTTCGTCGACCGTCAACCGAAAGCCGTCCAAACGATTCAAGAGAATTTACAGACGACCCATTATGAAGAGAAAGGGAAGGTATATCGTCAAGATGCCAAAGCTGTGCTCGAGCAGCTCAAACTGAAACAGGAATCTTTCAAACTCATCTTTATGGACCCTCCCTATCATGCGGAAGAACACGTTGCGTTCTTACAACTAATCGATGAGTCTGACATGTTGATCGATATCGGCGTAATCGTCTGTGAACACGGTAGTGACGTGACGTTACCGGAGCGAGTGGGACGATTTGAACGAATTAAAGAACAGCGATACTCAGATGTGATCACCATCAGTTTTTATGAGTATGCATCGATTGAGGAGTGA
- a CDS encoding YceD family protein encodes MKWSIAQLLKLRNQGDGFTIDEMVELPELTQLHPDIRSIRPVHVHGDASFTSNQVTFNLKIQGDLTLPDARTLEDVTYEFDIESLEPFFLENGRYTEQFDDVNLPEGNTISLVPIVKELIMLDVPMQVYGNETDKTQVEGEGWTLTDDQPETQPKIDPRFAGLADLFSKKENEEG; translated from the coding sequence ATGAAATGGTCTATTGCACAGCTACTTAAGCTCCGAAACCAGGGTGACGGTTTTACAATCGATGAGATGGTAGAACTACCAGAGCTGACTCAGCTCCATCCGGATATCCGTTCGATTCGCCCGGTGCATGTGCACGGGGATGCATCGTTCACATCTAATCAAGTTACATTCAATCTGAAGATTCAAGGTGACCTGACGTTGCCAGATGCGCGAACGTTAGAAGATGTCACTTATGAATTCGATATTGAATCGCTCGAGCCTTTCTTTTTGGAGAATGGGCGTTATACGGAGCAATTCGATGACGTGAATTTGCCAGAAGGAAATACGATCAGTCTTGTACCGATTGTAAAAGAGCTCATCATGTTAGACGTCCCGATGCAAGTTTACGGGAACGAAACAGACAAAACTCAGGTTGAAGGAGAAGGCTGGACGCTCACTGACGATCAGCCCGAAACCCAACCAAAAATTGACCCGCGCTTCGCGGGACTGGCTGACCTGTTCTCGAAAAAAGAGAACGAGGAAGGTTAA
- the rpmF gene encoding 50S ribosomal protein L32: protein MAVPFRRTSKTRKRLRRTHFKLNVPGMNECPNCGEMKLSHRVCKSCGHYNGKEVTSK, encoded by the coding sequence ATGGCAGTACCATTCCGTAGAACGTCGAAAACTCGCAAACGTCTTCGTCGTACTCACTTCAAACTCAACGTACCTGGTATGAACGAGTGCCCGAACTGTGGGGAAATGAAACTTTCACACCGTGTTTGCAAATCTTGCGGACATTACAACGGTAAAGAAGTAACAAGCAAATAA
- the ftsL gene encoding cell division protein FtsL has translation MPEAARKALQPQVTPNRNPIPQERPIPVPKRRTLTLFESILYPVMIGSVVMFGGITVSKHNEAYNIMRDTAAVNQQVDGVAKENEELKYEIAQLSSPERIYAIAEKLGMKFNEKNVKVID, from the coding sequence ATGCCAGAAGCTGCCCGTAAGGCGTTGCAGCCTCAAGTTACACCGAATCGAAATCCGATTCCGCAAGAACGACCAATACCTGTTCCAAAACGACGCACGTTGACCTTGTTTGAATCGATCCTGTATCCAGTAATGATTGGTTCAGTGGTCATGTTCGGTGGCATCACGGTGTCGAAACACAACGAAGCATATAACATTATGCGTGATACAGCAGCCGTTAATCAGCAGGTCGACGGGGTTGCAAAAGAAAATGAAGAACTAAAGTATGAAATCGCCCAATTAAGCTCGCCAGAAAGAATTTACGCGATTGCCGAGAAACTCGGAATGAAATTCAATGAGAAGAATGTCAAGGTGATTGATTGA
- a CDS encoding DUF3397 domain-containing protein has translation MLVYIVSFPLILWFMVYMILRKIMPKSINSFKLACDTGVLLWFYACGVLLEAIVGTEVFLLFLAICCAIFPINAIWQRIRYEEVLFTKMFVHGWRLLFLLLVPTHAILFAIGVAREMIR, from the coding sequence GTGTTAGTGTATATCGTTTCATTTCCACTCATCTTATGGTTTATGGTGTATATGATACTTAGAAAAATTATGCCGAAATCAATCAACTCATTTAAACTCGCCTGTGATACTGGAGTTCTCCTATGGTTTTATGCATGTGGCGTTTTACTCGAGGCTATCGTCGGGACGGAAGTGTTTCTTTTATTCCTTGCTATTTGTTGTGCCATTTTTCCAATCAATGCAATCTGGCAACGGATTCGATACGAGGAAGTATTGTTTACAAAGATGTTTGTCCACGGCTGGCGTTTGCTCTTTTTGCTCCTTGTGCCGACACATGCGATTTTATTCGCAATCGGTGTGGCTCGAGAAATGATTCGTTGA
- a CDS encoding YugN family protein, producing the protein MKFEQFHIEGKEIRFGLLETIMDHHHFIREGAWDYERATYDMKYEKQSTGETFYLRLPVYAIEGQIEDRHAVVKMLTPILGKHYYPHGVEYDEVFPEEIVRDCERRLKALAETLEVKPLA; encoded by the coding sequence ATGAAATTTGAGCAGTTCCACATCGAGGGAAAAGAAATCCGTTTTGGTTTGCTCGAGACGATCATGGATCATCATCATTTCATCCGTGAAGGTGCTTGGGACTACGAGCGTGCCACGTATGATATGAAATATGAGAAACAATCGACCGGCGAAACATTCTATCTTCGCTTACCTGTATACGCGATCGAAGGTCAAATCGAAGATCGTCACGCTGTCGTAAAAATGCTCACACCGATTTTAGGAAAGCATTATTACCCACACGGTGTTGAATACGATGAAGTCTTCCCAGAAGAAATCGTCCGCGACTGCGAACGTCGTCTAAAGGCACTCGCAGAAACACTAGAAGTCAAACCCCTTGCATAA
- a CDS encoding SepM family pheromone-processing serine protease, with translation MKSLKIGLGLLVTVLLFLFVPLPYYISSPGAATSIEEFLTVQGGVKDEGELMMVTISQRRATPFWLVESWITPFTEANLSSRYLYDGESEADYDRRQKLLMDSSQQAAIQYAYKLAGKEVTVDFDGIYVSAPIPGSLAANILKPGDVITAIDGMSFATRGDFLKRVMEFDAGDEVRLTIERDGEERIVKTLIQPIDQSGDRVGIGIYEPLPVQEITANPEVNVSLTNVGGPSAGLMFTLEIYDQLTPGDLANGKRIAGTGTVDEEGNVGPIGGAWQKIVAADEEGAEVFFVPSGSNYEEALESRDRLDSDIEVVPVKTAEDAIRYLEKMN, from the coding sequence ATGAAATCGTTAAAAATTGGTCTCGGTCTACTTGTTACAGTGCTGCTCTTTCTTTTCGTCCCGCTCCCTTACTACATCTCCTCACCTGGAGCAGCGACCTCGATTGAAGAGTTCCTGACTGTCCAAGGCGGCGTAAAGGATGAAGGGGAACTGATGATGGTGACGATCTCCCAACGACGCGCGACACCTTTTTGGTTAGTAGAAAGTTGGATCACACCGTTCACGGAAGCAAATTTATCTAGTCGCTATTTATATGACGGTGAAAGCGAAGCAGATTACGACCGTCGTCAGAAATTATTAATGGATTCGTCGCAACAAGCAGCGATTCAATATGCCTATAAACTCGCTGGCAAGGAAGTGACAGTCGACTTTGATGGAATCTATGTGTCCGCACCGATTCCAGGGTCGCTCGCTGCCAATATATTAAAGCCCGGAGATGTTATCACCGCAATTGACGGGATGTCTTTTGCAACACGCGGAGACTTTTTAAAGCGGGTGATGGAATTTGATGCAGGTGATGAAGTGAGATTGACGATTGAGAGAGACGGGGAAGAGCGCATCGTCAAAACGCTCATTCAACCGATTGACCAGAGCGGCGATCGGGTCGGAATCGGGATATACGAGCCCCTTCCCGTGCAGGAAATCACAGCCAACCCTGAAGTGAATGTGTCCTTGACGAATGTCGGAGGACCCTCCGCAGGATTGATGTTCACGCTTGAAATTTATGATCAATTGACGCCGGGTGATTTGGCGAATGGCAAACGGATTGCCGGAACGGGAACGGTCGATGAGGAAGGAAATGTCGGACCGATTGGGGGCGCGTGGCAGAAGATCGTCGCGGCCGATGAAGAAGGCGCGGAAGTCTTTTTTGTCCCATCTGGTTCGAACTATGAAGAAGCGCTTGAATCGCGAGACCGTCTCGACAGTGACATCGAAGTTGTCCCTGTGAAGACGGCCGAAGATGCGATTCGTTATTTAGAAAAAATGAACTGA
- the bshC gene encoding bacillithiol biosynthesis cysteine-adding enzyme BshC: MKVEAFDALYTPTSPMIQVEHGYGRWLDYRGMDEVEKRAQEITGRSYEHLHEIVHILKQQQRQFGELSDRLVANLDLLEQREAYVMVTGQQVGVFGGPLFAVYKLLAVIKRAKQAEKKLGKPVLPIFWMATEDHDFAEINHVFTTQTFSRTLKKDALSTIPLAGKASVGELEFDRLKLELVQMAQQLLLNETETPYTSDLYNELIDLIQMSHSFAQFFGRMMRRFVGTDFLLFDPHTQDVRALERPMFRRLIEHQDALQHTLAHSYEEGMPSVELNKEAAHLFYHDGTRELLTKIDGVYTTKRGHRFTETELLSEIEAHPERFSNNVVSRPLMQEYLFPTLGYVGGPGEIAYWLQLRPLFHELGWKMPLLLPRLGGVIVSRNDEKKLRQESVTLEEYMKQPLPDYPFDDESFEAKLYAFRTLTEAVSQEASKHGRRFESKSKHVLEQLADEMRAEAKRNQYRLNARRIHLSTRLFPMDAPQERILSMVPILNRHGLDVFHRLKLVYEDSEAERCLFLV, from the coding sequence GTGAAAGTAGAAGCATTTGATGCCCTATATACACCCACATCTCCGATGATTCAAGTGGAGCATGGGTACGGGCGTTGGCTCGATTATCGAGGCATGGATGAGGTCGAGAAACGTGCGCAGGAGATTACGGGACGCTCCTATGAACATTTGCATGAGATTGTCCATATTTTAAAACAGCAGCAACGGCAGTTTGGGGAACTATCGGATCGACTAGTAGCGAACCTTGATCTACTCGAACAGCGAGAAGCATACGTCATGGTGACGGGACAGCAGGTTGGCGTATTCGGTGGACCTTTGTTTGCTGTGTACAAACTGTTGGCAGTCATCAAACGGGCGAAGCAGGCAGAGAAAAAACTAGGAAAGCCGGTCCTTCCGATTTTTTGGATGGCGACGGAGGACCATGACTTCGCTGAAATCAATCATGTTTTCACGACCCAGACGTTTTCGAGAACTTTAAAGAAAGATGCTTTGTCCACAATTCCGCTAGCAGGAAAAGCTTCCGTAGGGGAACTGGAGTTCGATCGTCTAAAACTCGAGCTTGTTCAAATGGCGCAGCAGTTACTATTGAACGAGACGGAGACCCCGTATACCTCTGATTTGTACAATGAGTTAATCGACCTTATTCAAATGAGCCATTCTTTCGCTCAGTTTTTTGGTAGGATGATGCGTCGATTCGTAGGAACTGATTTTTTGTTATTTGATCCACATACTCAAGACGTCCGTGCACTCGAACGTCCGATGTTCCGACGTCTCATCGAACATCAAGACGCGCTCCAGCATACGCTCGCCCATTCCTATGAAGAAGGAATGCCGTCAGTAGAATTAAATAAAGAGGCGGCACATCTGTTTTATCATGACGGCACGCGTGAGTTGCTCACAAAAATTGATGGGGTGTATACGACCAAACGTGGACATCGATTCACGGAGACAGAGTTGCTCAGTGAAATAGAAGCGCACCCGGAACGTTTTTCAAACAATGTGGTCTCACGCCCGCTCATGCAAGAATATTTGTTTCCGACACTTGGGTACGTCGGTGGTCCCGGCGAAATCGCTTACTGGTTGCAACTACGTCCGTTATTCCATGAACTCGGATGGAAGATGCCGCTTCTCCTCCCACGTCTTGGTGGCGTGATCGTGTCGAGAAATGATGAAAAAAAATTACGACAAGAAAGCGTGACCTTAGAGGAATATATGAAACAGCCACTACCGGACTATCCATTTGATGATGAATCGTTCGAAGCGAAGTTGTATGCATTTCGGACGCTCACGGAAGCGGTCAGTCAGGAAGCAAGTAAGCACGGAAGACGATTCGAATCGAAGTCGAAACATGTTCTCGAGCAGTTGGCAGATGAGATGCGTGCTGAAGCGAAACGGAATCAATATCGATTGAACGCCCGGCGGATTCATCTTTCGACTCGACTGTTCCCGATGGATGCTCCTCAAGAGCGTATTTTATCGATGGTTCCGATTTTAAACCGTCACGGTCTAGACGTTTTTCATCGGTTGAAACTAGTTTATGAAGACTCAGAAGCGGAGCGTTGTTTATTCCTTGTATAA
- the coaD gene encoding pantetheine-phosphate adenylyltransferase, translated as MKRIAICPGSFDPITNGHLDIIERAAAIFDEVIVAVLENSSKAPLFDVEERLGLIRDVTTHLPNVSADAFGGLLVEYAAEREAATIVRGLRAVSDFEYELQIASINKKLNENVETLFMMTNSQYSFLSSSIVKEVAKYGASVSELVPEQVEVALRKKYQVSSGQ; from the coding sequence ATGAAACGAATTGCGATTTGTCCGGGCAGCTTTGACCCCATCACGAACGGACATCTAGATATAATTGAACGAGCGGCGGCCATTTTTGACGAGGTCATTGTCGCCGTCCTTGAGAATTCAAGCAAGGCCCCACTGTTTGATGTGGAAGAACGATTAGGACTTATACGAGATGTGACGACACATCTTCCAAACGTGTCGGCCGATGCGTTCGGTGGATTACTTGTCGAGTATGCTGCAGAGCGGGAAGCGGCGACGATTGTCCGTGGGCTTCGTGCGGTATCGGATTTTGAATACGAGCTTCAAATCGCATCAATCAACAAAAAGTTGAATGAGAACGTAGAGACGTTATTCATGATGACGAATAGTCAATATTCGTTCCTCAGCTCGTCCATCGTCAAAGAAGTGGCGAAATACGGTGCGTCGGTCAGTGAGCTCGTACCGGAGCAAGTCGAAGTGGCGTTACGGAAAAAATATCAAGTGAGCTCGGGACAATGA
- a CDS encoding ketopantoate reductase C-terminal domain-containing protein, producing MNSIKRIGIIGNGAVGLLMASLLADDYEVTVYGRNISSPDERLSITRTGMTNGSAHVSLKSSETLQETDEDIFFVTTKAHQVEGATERLTGKVPVFICSNGIAHLDYAKRRGFHLGIVEHGVTKSRGGIEHRGLGRIRIGSSTGLPPIQIKESPLQLVWEEDIEQVVIEKLFANAIINPITALCRVPNGALVNSPYREIAQSIYRELTPLFPQQVPYTYIESIIASTAENRSSMLRDIEEGRPTEVDAILKPVIEKAALTQNSLTVIPLLHKLIIGASASC from the coding sequence ATGAACTCCATCAAACGTATCGGGATAATCGGAAACGGAGCGGTCGGACTATTGATGGCATCCTTACTTGCTGATGATTATGAGGTGACAGTCTATGGACGAAACATATCATCACCCGACGAGCGGCTATCCATTACGAGGACAGGTATGACGAATGGATCAGCGCATGTATCTCTCAAGTCTAGCGAGACGTTACAAGAGACCGACGAGGACATCTTCTTTGTCACGACAAAAGCCCATCAAGTAGAGGGAGCTACGGAGCGACTGACAGGAAAAGTGCCGGTCTTCATTTGTTCAAATGGGATCGCACATCTTGACTATGCGAAACGCCGAGGCTTTCATTTGGGAATCGTCGAACACGGTGTGACGAAATCAAGGGGCGGGATAGAACACCGAGGACTCGGACGTATTCGAATCGGAAGTTCGACAGGTCTTCCCCCGATTCAGATTAAAGAGAGTCCGCTCCAGCTTGTGTGGGAAGAGGATATCGAACAAGTCGTCATCGAAAAGCTATTCGCCAATGCCATCATCAATCCCATCACAGCATTATGTCGTGTCCCGAATGGAGCACTCGTTAACTCTCCATATCGTGAGATTGCGCAGTCAATTTATCGTGAGTTGACGCCGTTGTTTCCGCAACAAGTCCCATACACATACATTGAGTCAATCATCGCAAGCACCGCGGAGAACCGTTCCTCGATGCTTCGAGACATTGAAGAAGGTAGGCCAACAGAAGTGGATGCAATTTTAAAGCCGGTGATTGAAAAAGCCGCTCTGACGCAGAATTCACTCACCGTCATTCCACTGCTACATAAATTGATTATAGGAGCGAGCGCATCGTGTTAG
- a CDS encoding YlbG family protein, with amino-acid sequence MDAPSKLNERIGIVVYVNSLKQLKALRRYANLYFVSKREKYAFLYTDLEGYETVIEQVKALPFVEAVVRSERPFVSETYETKLK; translated from the coding sequence GTGGATGCGCCGTCTAAGTTGAATGAACGGATTGGTATCGTCGTATATGTGAATTCCTTGAAACAATTGAAGGCACTCAGACGTTATGCAAACCTGTACTTTGTCTCGAAACGAGAGAAGTATGCTTTTCTTTACACGGACCTCGAAGGTTATGAAACCGTAATCGAACAAGTGAAGGCTCTGCCATTCGTGGAAGCGGTCGTTCGGAGTGAGCGTCCGTTCGTTTCAGAAACGTACGAGACAAAATTGAAATAA
- the rsmH gene encoding 16S rRNA (cytosine(1402)-N(4))-methyltransferase RsmH, translating into MFEHETVLKMESIEGLNIKPDGVYVDCTLGGAGHSEEIAKRLTTGQLYAFDQDDVALAHAKERLAPYEGRVTFIKSNFVHLKEELQQHGVMKVDGVLFDLGVSSPQLDEAERGFSYNYDAPLDMRMDRSREFSAYHVVNEWSFGELARIFFTYGEEKFSKQIARKIEQARADKPIETTFELVDLIKEAIPAPARRKGGHPAKRTFQAIRIAVNDELNVFDRAVQDAIDLLAVNGRICVITFHSLEDRICKQVFKERSQYPPLPPGLPVIPEEFEPELKLITRKPIVASEGELEDNRRARSAKLRVAEKQK; encoded by the coding sequence ATGTTTGAGCATGAAACGGTTTTAAAAATGGAGTCCATCGAGGGATTGAACATCAAACCAGATGGGGTATATGTGGATTGTACGTTAGGTGGAGCGGGTCATAGTGAAGAAATCGCAAAGCGTCTAACGACGGGTCAACTATATGCATTCGACCAAGATGACGTCGCACTCGCACATGCGAAAGAGCGATTGGCTCCTTATGAAGGCCGTGTGACGTTTATAAAGAGCAACTTCGTTCACTTGAAAGAAGAACTTCAGCAACATGGTGTCATGAAAGTGGACGGTGTACTATTCGACCTAGGCGTTTCCTCGCCACAGCTAGATGAGGCAGAACGTGGATTCAGTTACAATTATGACGCACCACTCGATATGAGAATGGACCGGTCACGGGAGTTTTCAGCCTATCATGTTGTGAATGAATGGTCGTTTGGGGAACTTGCTCGTATTTTCTTTACATACGGGGAGGAAAAGTTTTCAAAACAAATCGCACGAAAAATTGAGCAAGCTCGTGCTGATAAACCGATTGAGACGACGTTCGAGCTTGTCGACTTGATTAAAGAAGCGATTCCTGCACCAGCACGACGCAAGGGCGGTCATCCGGCGAAGCGGACGTTCCAAGCCATTCGAATTGCCGTCAATGACGAATTGAACGTATTCGACCGTGCCGTTCAAGATGCAATCGATTTACTCGCAGTGAACGGACGGATCTGTGTCATTACGTTCCACTCATTAGAAGACCGAATTTGTAAGCAAGTGTTTAAAGAACGGAGCCAATATCCACCTTTACCACCAGGGTTGCCGGTCATTCCGGAAGAATTTGAACCCGAGCTCAAACTCATCACGCGTAAACCGATCGTGGCGAGTGAAGGAGAACTCGAAGATAATCGTCGTGCACGCTCAGCTAAACTGAGAGTGGCCGAAAAACAAAAATAA
- a CDS encoding ATP-grasp domain-containing protein, with protein sequence MKKVSFNMIRSAGIKTDYAKPEYYFDQLDKVRAADLVLFPEYWMVNSIIYGMNKAIFPSPATYHLGHDKIEMTRAFKATYPHRIPKTLIYGKNPYTIERVLEEFHYPFVAKKAKSSMGQGVWLIKNDQDWLEYVEKHDTFYVQEFIPNDRDLRVIVIGEEVVGAYWRVSEAFLNNVAQGANFSYEDIPEDVVKEVQTIANTLSINHAAFDVIVTEDGFYILEFNVFFGSEGLLPLGVKLPQKIEEYLNTLG encoded by the coding sequence ATGAAAAAAGTTTCTTTTAATATGATTCGATCAGCCGGCATCAAGACGGATTATGCGAAACCCGAATATTATTTCGACCAACTCGACAAGGTACGCGCTGCCGACCTCGTCTTGTTCCCCGAGTATTGGATGGTCAATTCCATCATCTATGGGATGAACAAAGCCATTTTCCCGTCTCCTGCGACATATCACCTCGGTCACGACAAAATCGAGATGACGCGTGCATTTAAAGCGACGTATCCTCATCGCATTCCGAAGACGTTGATTTACGGAAAAAACCCATACACAATTGAACGCGTCTTGGAAGAGTTCCACTATCCGTTCGTCGCCAAAAAAGCCAAGTCCTCGATGGGTCAAGGCGTATGGTTGATTAAAAACGACCAGGACTGGTTAGAATACGTCGAGAAACATGATACGTTCTACGTACAAGAGTTTATTCCGAATGATCGTGACTTACGCGTTATCGTGATTGGAGAAGAAGTCGTCGGTGCCTACTGGCGTGTCAGTGAGGCCTTTTTAAACAACGTCGCCCAAGGAGCCAACTTTTCGTACGAAGACATCCCGGAAGACGTCGTCAAAGAAGTTCAAACGATTGCGAATACGTTATCCATCAATCACGCGGCGTTTGACGTCATCGTGACGGAAGACGGATTTTATATTTTGGAGTTCAACGTCTTTTTCGGTTCAGAAGGACTGCTTCCGCTCGGTGTAAAACTTCCCCAAAAAATCGAGGAATACTTAAATACACTTGGTTGA
- a CDS encoding YlbF family regulator, whose product MIITEQTIALLDQTEELTDLIEASESFQTYIQTKAARRTSQEAKEIEREFLKMKEDYEYVQRFGKHHPDHDRIKKEMHLIKRRLDVQPEIAAFKKAERNLDKLLGEVSELLAHSVSPKIKVPTGNPFFDEGGCSGGGSCGGGGSCGCAV is encoded by the coding sequence ATGATAATCACTGAACAGACGATTGCCCTGCTCGATCAAACAGAAGAATTGACCGATTTGATTGAAGCAAGCGAATCGTTTCAAACATATATTCAAACGAAAGCGGCACGGCGCACATCGCAGGAAGCCAAGGAAATCGAGCGCGAGTTTTTAAAGATGAAAGAAGATTACGAATATGTCCAACGTTTCGGGAAACATCATCCGGATCATGACCGCATAAAAAAAGAGATGCATCTCATCAAACGTCGTCTCGACGTTCAGCCGGAAATTGCGGCGTTCAAAAAAGCGGAACGAAACTTGGATAAGTTGTTAGGGGAAGTGAGTGAACTATTGGCTCATTCAGTCTCTCCTAAAATCAAAGTCCCGACCGGCAACCCATTCTTTGACGAAGGTGGATGTTCCGGAGGGGGCAGTTGCGGAGGAGGCGGAAGTTGTGGATGCGCCGTCTAA
- a CDS encoding tRNA(Met) cytidine acetate ligase — translation MQKTAIIAEYNPFHNGHYYQAQTARQETGADIMIAIMSAQFTQRGEPASFDKWKRAKAAVESGAIDLVIELPTQYGVQRADRFATAAVSIAEQLGCQTLSFGSESGDVDAILHAARADVEEMPIYKKELRQALQAGHSSAQASSHAFQTVYPTFDLTRPNNILAYHYAKAAKTIQLHTVKRLGADYHDPSLADVMSATGIRAHYLDSGEVRAVPKATEAMFRTQSMTHWELYWPVLQYKLRTLPLTTLTELVGIDASLAPRLIRAGLETSFDQALTAVSTRRYTRTAIQRAFVSVLLHWLKEEVPTLFDDVPYVRPLAFNEIGRLALRDVKQDLPIVSKFDARLDFEARVTEAYRLPLQNDELIEHRQRPQFIFSK, via the coding sequence ATGCAAAAGACGGCCATTATTGCAGAGTACAACCCATTTCACAACGGTCACTATTACCAAGCGCAAACTGCACGTCAAGAAACAGGGGCTGATATCATGATTGCCATCATGAGTGCACAGTTCACTCAACGAGGAGAACCAGCCTCGTTCGATAAGTGGAAACGGGCAAAAGCGGCCGTCGAGAGCGGTGCCATCGACCTTGTCATCGAACTGCCGACCCAATATGGTGTGCAGCGCGCCGACCGTTTCGCCACAGCCGCTGTCTCAATCGCAGAACAACTCGGTTGCCAAACCTTATCGTTTGGGAGCGAGAGCGGGGATGTCGATGCTATTCTTCATGCAGCACGAGCAGACGTCGAAGAGATGCCGATATATAAAAAGGAACTCCGTCAAGCGCTACAAGCAGGTCATTCATCTGCACAAGCTTCGAGTCATGCGTTTCAGACCGTCTATCCTACATTTGATTTGACTCGCCCTAACAATATTTTGGCCTATCATTACGCCAAAGCGGCGAAGACGATTCAGTTGCACACGGTCAAACGACTAGGTGCGGATTATCACGATCCTTCATTGGCGGACGTCATGTCAGCGACAGGCATTCGGGCACATTACTTGGACTCTGGAGAAGTTCGTGCCGTGCCAAAAGCGACAGAAGCGATGTTTCGGACGCAATCGATGACCCATTGGGAATTGTATTGGCCAGTCTTGCAATATAAACTTCGAACACTTCCACTCACCACGCTAACTGAACTCGTAGGGATTGATGCATCTCTCGCACCGCGACTTATACGTGCAGGATTAGAGACGTCTTTCGACCAGGCCCTTACTGCCGTCTCGACCCGTCGTTACACGCGTACCGCGATTCAACGGGCGTTTGTGTCAGTTCTGCTTCATTGGTTAAAAGAGGAAGTCCCGACACTTTTTGACGATGTCCCATACGTGAGACCGCTCGCATTTAATGAAATTGGGCGACTTGCGCTACGAGATGTGAAACAAGACCTTCCAATCGTCAGTAAGTTCGATGCACGTCTCGACTTCGAAGCCCGTGTAACCGAAGCGTATCGACTCCCTCTTCAAAACGATGAGTTGATTGAACATCGCCAACGCCCTCAGTTCATTTTTTCTAAATAA